The genomic interval CTGAACGTTACGGGCACGCGGGCGACCACGGACAGGTCTCCGCTTCCATTGTCTTCCACCAAGACCTTGCCCCCGCCCTGTACTGCGGAGACCTCATTCACCTGGTCGGTATCGGTCGAGTGGATCCGGAGGGAGACCTCATCCTTGTCCCAGGTCTGGACCGAGACGGACCCCTGCATGATCCGCACGTCCAGTATGTCCCCCTTCTTCACCTTGAACGTGAACTGTTTTTCCCCGGCGTCCCCCTGCGAAGCCCATGCGATCGCCAGAAGAGCCATCACCGCGTATGATCTGAGAGGGTTCATTGTATCCTTCCTTCAAGAAGTGACCGTGCTTTTACCTGCACATACATATTGTCTTCACCCGCAACAAGTTTGCGCAGCGAGGAGCGTGTGGTTTCATCCGTCAGTGCAACATTGGTTTGCAGCGAATCCAGGGCATTGATCGCGGCGATCCGGAGTCCGGGATTGTTGTCGTGCAGAAGGACCTGAAGAAGGACGTCCCGGACCCCGGTATCCTGCGGCATGCGCCTGAGTGCATCCAGGGCCTGCCGGCGCACGCCAACGTTCGGGTCAGAAGTGAGGGCAAGCATCAGGGCCGCACGTATTTCCCGCTGCGGTGATGGTTGATCGGTCGCAGCAACAGCTTCCAGTGCGCGCAAACGCACCCCGGCATTCTCGCCACTGATGAGGGCCCGGGCAAGCACATGCGATATTTGTGGATCGTCCAGCGCTCCGTGCAGCCGCACCGTGCGCACCTGCTCGTACGTGATCATGACCGAATCCCCGTCCTGCGACGGAGCGACGACCTGTATGACGCGGATCTCGGGATCACCCGCCGCCAGCTGGTCCGCTGCGTTCATCCGCTGCCCGGCCAGCTTCCCGCCGAAGAACCCTGTCACCAGCAACGCAAGTCCAATACCCGCATAGGCGACGCCTGACGGCACGAGGCCCGTCCGCGGGAAGCGGTCGCGCGTCCGGCGGCCATGGGCGTACCCGCCGTCACGGAACGCGTTGGCAGCATGTGTACGCGTCGCGGCAAGTGCCGGATCCGCGGAACGATCGTCCGCAACAGCCGCCATGATCGCCTGCAAATGCCGGATCTCGTCAAGTTCCTTCCTGCACTGTGCGCAGGATCCCAGGTGCCTGTCGAGTTTCGCGGCATCACCTGCCGACAGCCGGCCGGCAGCACGCAGGGGGAGCAATTCCCGGTAGTGTCTGTGGAACATCATCATAGGCTTCTTCTCCTCAGAGCAGATCGCTCAGTTCCTGCCGCATCGCGCGGGTGGCATCATACAGATACCTCTTGACCGTACCCTCTCCGCACTGCAGGCTCGCAGCGATCTCCTTCAATGTAAACTCCTGGTCATGGTACAACGTGAACACCATTCGCTGGCGGGGCGACAACACCTGCAACGCCCGCGTGATCCGTTCCCTGATCTCGATGTCCATCGTCCGGCGGTCCGGTGCGATCGCATCCGAGACCAGTTCCTCCAGCGCCGTCTGTTCCCCCTCCGGATCATCCTGCGCTCGATCCCTCTCGGAAGGGCCGATGCGCTTCTTTTGACGC from Ignavibacteriota bacterium carries:
- a CDS encoding sigma-70 family RNA polymerase sigma factor, which translates into the protein MHDSELIEKAQGGDWSAFGELIRRHDAAVLSLAARFVHNADDAKDVYQEVLIRVYRGLPSFRGDSQFATWLHRITVNVCLSFVRQKKRIGPSERDRAQDDPEGEQTALEELVSDAIAPDRRTMDIEIRERITRALQVLSPRQRMVFTLYHDQEFTLKEIAASLQCGEGTVKRYLYDATRAMRQELSDLL
- a CDS encoding HEAT repeat domain-containing protein, translating into MMMFHRHYRELLPLRAAGRLSAGDAAKLDRHLGSCAQCRKELDEIRHLQAIMAAVADDRSADPALAATRTHAANAFRDGGYAHGRRTRDRFPRTGLVPSGVAYAGIGLALLVTGFFGGKLAGQRMNAADQLAAGDPEIRVIQVVAPSQDGDSVMITYEQVRTVRLHGALDDPQISHVLARALISGENAGVRLRALEAVAATDQPSPQREIRAALMLALTSDPNVGVRRQALDALRRMPQDTGVRDVLLQVLLHDNNPGLRIAAINALDSLQTNVALTDETTRSSLRKLVAGEDNMYVQVKARSLLEGRIQ